In Trichoplusia ni isolate ovarian cell line Hi5 chromosome 7, tn1, whole genome shotgun sequence, a single genomic region encodes these proteins:
- the LOC113496061 gene encoding uncharacterized protein LOC113496061 translates to MVAIYLLLVMTAFVSAEHSGAYSSPQYAKKMFPKKGYDTNALLPREKPPIQFKEEEGQEIARFEKGNETDGSFFSSTGGQVVSSLAKAFFARSTGSSQVLSLNLTNLVILIVLKALILAAGFFGAGAWKGGHYYGRSLDDNKNATYISEDEILLYLSYLAGQQNKDYGCLYLLSCQRPQQAGMYSSGAQLMLQGARLLQGDSTSLEPYAEVSAGIKEAAEWGDAGMNCDTRYRCGQ, encoded by the exons ATGGTTGCAATCTACTTGTTACTTGTGATGACCGCATTTGTTTCTGCTGAGCATTCGGGCGCGTATTCCTCGCCTCAGTACGCGAAGAAAATGTTCCCGAAGAAAGGATATGATACGAACGCTTTGCTTCCTCGGGAAAAGCCTCCGATCCAGTTCAAAGAGGAGGAAGGCCAGGAGATCGCGAGGTTTGAGAAGGGAAATGAGACTGATGGGAGTTTCTTCAGTAGCACAGGAGGTCAGGTAGTGTCGAGCCTAGCGAAGGCTTTCTTCGCCAGGTCCACCGGCAGCAGTCAG GTACTAAGCTTAAACCTAACGAACTTGGTGATTCTCATCGTGCTCAAGGCGTTGATCTTAGCGGCAGGCTTCTTCGGCGCTGGTGCATGGAAAGGCGGACATTATTACGGAAGGAGTCTCGATG ACAACAAAAATGCAACATATATAAGCGAAGATGAGATCCTTCTCTACCTGAGCTACCTAGCCGGCCAGCAGAACAAGGACTACGGCTGCTTGTACTTACTATCGTGCCAGAGACCACAACAGGCTGGCATGTATTCGTCCGGAGCTCAACTGATGCTGCAAGGCGCCAGATTATTGCAAGG AGACAGTACATCATTGGAGCCGTACGCAGAAGTATCAGCTGGTATCAAGGAAGCAGCTGAGTGGGGTGACGCCGGCATGAACTGCGACACTCGTTATAGATGTggacaataa
- the LOC113496195 gene encoding multiple coagulation factor deficiency protein 2 homolog yields MKLEACLILMLNAISSGMRRGPHHPHGQIPVDHKHHHYQPRGSESLTADSDLLHDTKHLEEDSQVLSEEMLSKMTPEEMEFHYFSVHDFDRNSMLDGLELLKAVYHTMEHEVLDADEDSSIEPIANSIEMYVSLVDRTLKSDDTNNDGYVSYAEYRAARARKDKRRAARQSAASANAPA; encoded by the exons ATGAAACTAGAAG catgtttaattttaatgctgAACGCGATATCGTCGGGCATGCGGCGCGGGCCTCACCACCCGCACGGCCAGATCCCGGTTGATCACAAGCATCACCATTACCAGCCTCGAGGGTCGGAGTCACTCACCGCGGACTCGGATTTGCTGCATGACACCAA GCATTTAGAAGAAGATTCACAAGTTCTTAGTGAGGAAATGTTATCTAAAATGACGCCTGAAGAGATGGAGTTTCATTACTTTTCAGTTCACGACTTTGATAGGAATTCAATGTTGGATGGCTTGGAATTATTGAAG GCGGTTTACCATACCATGGAACACGAGGTCCTCGACGCTGACGAGGACTCCTCTATTGAACCTATAGCAAATAGTATAGAAATGTATGTGT CCCTTGTCGACCGTACTCTAAAGTCTGATGACACAAACAACGACGGCTACGTATCGTACGCGGAGTATCGAGCAGCTCGAGCCAGGAAGGACAAGAGGCGAGCCGCGAGACAGTCCGCTGCCAGTGCCAACGCACCCGCCTAG